The Paraburkholderia sp. ZP32-5 genome includes a window with the following:
- a CDS encoding amidohydrolase family protein has product MSDAEKDRHAASGGEPPVCQTPDASPVALPFALPPGACDCHAHIYGPPERYPYRAGRRYTPAPVGLAEYRAALAALGLTRAVIVQPTIYDDNQITLDALAASGGQWCGIAQLKTDVSDAQLQLLDAAGFRGVRMHTRSGLDDLELIARRVAQFGWHVQLHLDAHTLPDIGARLARLPVPVVIDHFARIVIQQGVDQPGFRMLLTLLESGRCWVKLSAPFRLGDEVSPYAGVLPFARALVAARPDRLIWGSDWPHSSFHGVMPNMGVLLGLVGKWAPDAGIRDMILGSNPARLYGFE; this is encoded by the coding sequence ATGAGCGACGCCGAAAAAGATCGCCACGCCGCGAGCGGTGGCGAACCGCCCGTGTGTCAAACACCCGACGCGTCGCCGGTCGCGCTGCCTTTTGCGTTGCCGCCCGGCGCCTGCGATTGCCACGCGCATATCTACGGGCCGCCCGAACGCTATCCGTACCGCGCGGGGCGGCGCTACACGCCGGCGCCGGTCGGCCTCGCCGAGTATCGCGCGGCACTCGCCGCGCTTGGGTTGACGCGCGCGGTGATCGTGCAACCGACCATCTATGACGACAACCAGATCACGCTCGACGCGCTCGCCGCATCGGGCGGCCAGTGGTGTGGCATCGCGCAACTGAAAACGGATGTGAGCGACGCGCAATTGCAGTTGCTCGACGCGGCCGGTTTCCGCGGCGTGCGCATGCATACGCGCAGCGGCCTCGACGATCTCGAACTGATCGCCAGGCGCGTCGCGCAATTCGGCTGGCACGTGCAATTGCATCTCGATGCGCACACGCTGCCCGATATCGGAGCTCGCCTCGCGCGTTTGCCGGTGCCGGTCGTGATCGATCATTTCGCGCGTATCGTGATTCAGCAAGGCGTCGATCAGCCGGGTTTCCGAATGCTATTGACGCTGCTCGAAAGCGGCCGCTGCTGGGTCAAGCTATCGGCGCCGTTCCGGCTCGGCGATGAAGTGTCGCCCTATGCCGGCGTGCTGCCGTTCGCGCGAGCGCTCGTCGCCGCGCGGCCCGACCGCCTGATCTGGGGCAGCGACTGGCCGCATTCGTCGTTTCACGGCGTGATGCCGAACATGGGCGTACTGCTCGGCCTCGTCGGCAAGTGGGCGCCTGATGCCGGCATCCGCGACATGATTCTCGGCAGCAATCCCGCGCGGTTATATGGCTTCGAGTAG
- a CDS encoding isocitrate lyase/PEP mutase family protein codes for MGSTKIQQMRALMNAPEIIISPGVYDGYSARVIEKMGFKAASTTGAGLANSRLSQPDIGIMTLTENVDACHWLARSVSLPLMADADTGYGNPVSVYHTVQLFEEAGVVGVNIEDQVSPKRCGHMRGKEVIDAREMAKKIEAAVKAKSDPGFVINARTDAIAVEGIDAAIARAKLYVEAGADMVYPDAIASEEQIKRFVDAVNAPVSINMGFGIRTRPTTPLIPVRRLQELGVRRVTVARMLPAAAIMGMQRALELFRDAAQSGTVHNRPDLLVGIEDITDLMGYPMIDRLETEFLLPEDIERKYGADAAGYVVKEKH; via the coding sequence ATGGGCAGCACGAAAATCCAGCAGATGCGAGCACTGATGAATGCGCCGGAGATCATCATTTCCCCCGGCGTGTACGACGGCTACAGCGCGCGAGTCATCGAGAAGATGGGCTTCAAGGCAGCGTCGACGACCGGCGCGGGACTCGCGAACTCGCGGCTCAGTCAACCCGACATCGGCATCATGACGCTGACCGAAAACGTCGACGCCTGTCATTGGCTCGCGCGCTCGGTGTCGCTGCCGCTGATGGCCGACGCGGACACCGGCTACGGCAATCCGGTGTCCGTGTATCACACGGTGCAGTTGTTCGAGGAAGCCGGCGTGGTCGGCGTGAATATCGAGGATCAGGTCAGCCCGAAACGTTGCGGACATATGCGCGGCAAGGAAGTGATCGACGCGCGCGAGATGGCGAAGAAAATCGAAGCGGCGGTCAAGGCGAAATCCGATCCCGGCTTCGTGATCAACGCGCGTACCGATGCGATCGCGGTGGAAGGCATCGATGCCGCGATCGCGCGCGCGAAGCTATACGTCGAGGCCGGCGCGGACATGGTCTATCCGGATGCGATCGCGTCGGAGGAACAGATCAAACGCTTCGTCGATGCAGTGAACGCACCGGTCAGCATTAACATGGGCTTCGGCATCCGCACGCGACCCACTACGCCGCTGATTCCGGTGCGGCGGCTGCAGGAACTCGGCGTCAGGCGCGTGACCGTCGCGCGGATGCTGCCGGCCGCCGCGATCATGGGCATGCAGCGCGCGCTCGAACTGTTCCGCGATGCCGCGCAGAGCGGCACCGTGCATAACCGGCCGGACCTGCTGGTCGGTATCGAGGACATCACGGACCTGATGGGCTATCCGATGATCGATCGGCTCGAAACGGAATTTCTGCTGCCGGAGGATATCGAGCGCAAATATGGCGCGGATGCGGCGGGTTATGTGGTGAAGGAGAAGCACTGA
- a CDS encoding GGDEF domain-containing protein, giving the protein MDQSVEVYTLPRGKLASWLLHAGKDVPLEVRVALAGSLFGTLPIFLGGVLNTVAVAWVLERRHPEMLFRIWLLVELVVCITRMFVLVTARRRARRGQSTLTDLYVLLAPVWGATVGYGAFVSVLSGDWVAATLSFLSAAAMVGGICFRNFGAPRLVAVMIFLSLGPCCLGALFAGERVMLLTLVQIPFYLFAMSAAAWRLNGLMVATMKAERENDRRARHDGLTGLLNRDGLFHAAKHGDGDFSRLQPGMALLFLDLDGFKPVNDAYGHDVGDQLLVRVARRLRVVAGPAALVARLGGDEFAIVTAPTPLKPPRELAGHIIDELGKPFELGTAASIRVGVSVGIAIVPAEGSEIDSVLRAADEAMYIAKRQGRAQRTLAPDLTAMAGNGANVSFAAGR; this is encoded by the coding sequence ATGGACCAAAGCGTCGAGGTGTACACGTTGCCCCGGGGCAAGCTGGCATCGTGGTTGTTGCATGCGGGCAAGGACGTGCCGCTGGAAGTGCGCGTCGCGCTGGCCGGCAGTCTGTTCGGTACCCTGCCGATTTTCCTCGGCGGCGTACTGAATACGGTGGCCGTTGCCTGGGTGCTCGAACGCCGGCATCCGGAAATGCTGTTCAGGATCTGGCTGCTGGTGGAACTCGTCGTGTGCATCACGCGGATGTTCGTACTCGTCACCGCGCGCCGACGGGCCCGGCGCGGGCAATCGACATTGACCGACCTCTACGTTCTGCTTGCGCCCGTGTGGGGCGCGACGGTCGGATACGGCGCCTTCGTCAGCGTGCTGAGCGGCGACTGGGTAGCGGCCACGCTGTCGTTTCTGTCGGCCGCGGCGATGGTCGGCGGCATCTGCTTTCGCAATTTCGGCGCGCCACGGCTCGTCGCGGTGATGATCTTCCTGTCGCTCGGACCATGCTGCCTCGGCGCGCTATTCGCGGGCGAGCGGGTCATGCTGCTCACGCTCGTGCAGATTCCGTTCTATCTGTTCGCGATGAGCGCCGCGGCCTGGCGTCTGAACGGACTGATGGTCGCGACGATGAAAGCCGAGCGCGAGAACGACCGGCGCGCGCGTCATGACGGGCTGACCGGATTGCTGAATCGCGACGGCCTGTTTCATGCGGCGAAGCATGGCGACGGCGACTTTTCGCGTCTGCAGCCCGGCATGGCGTTGCTGTTTCTCGATCTCGACGGCTTCAAGCCGGTCAACGATGCCTATGGCCATGACGTCGGCGACCAGTTGCTGGTGCGCGTGGCAAGACGCCTGCGCGTGGTCGCCGGGCCGGCCGCGCTGGTCGCGCGGCTGGGCGGCGACGAGTTCGCGATCGTGACCGCGCCCACGCCGCTGAAGCCACCGCGCGAACTCGCCGGGCACATCATCGACGAGCTGGGCAAGCCTTTCGAACTCGGCACCGCGGCATCGATTCGCGTCGGCGTCAGTGTCGGCATCGCGATCGTGCCGGCCGAGGGCAGCGAGATCGACAGCGTATTGCGCGCCGCCGACGAAGCGATGTACATCGCGAAACGCCAGGGGCGCGCGCAACGCACGCTCGCGCCGGATCTGACGGCAATGGCGGGCAATGGCGCGAACGTGTCGTTCGCGGCCGGGCGTTGA
- a CDS encoding Dyp-type peroxidase, with protein sequence MTNPIYTEDINEPQAVAQQAMRSAIFIVATVNPDPQSQQSVREWCADIAGLVRAVGKRAPQAGLSCVTAFASDAWDTLFGAPRPARLHPFREFGVPGRMAIATPGDILLHIRADQMDLCFELATLLMAPLADAVVTVDEIHGFRYFDQRSIVGFVDGTENPVGNDALTYTVVGDEDAAFAGGSYVLVQKYTHDMNGWNALSVETQERIIGRTKLSDVELADGVKPSNSHSALTTLTEDGQEIKILRDNMPFGRPGFGEFGTYFIGYARTPDAIEKMLENMFVGKPPGNYDRLLDFSTAATGGLFFAPSQAALEALAERASPAAASAPADQDGDATSPQRDGSLQIGSLKGTPSHE encoded by the coding sequence ATGACGAATCCGATCTACACCGAAGATATCAACGAGCCGCAAGCAGTCGCGCAGCAGGCGATGCGCAGCGCGATCTTCATCGTCGCGACGGTCAACCCCGATCCGCAAAGCCAGCAGAGCGTGCGCGAATGGTGCGCCGATATCGCCGGCCTCGTCCGCGCGGTCGGCAAGCGCGCCCCGCAAGCCGGGCTTTCCTGCGTGACGGCGTTTGCGTCCGATGCCTGGGATACGCTGTTCGGCGCGCCGCGCCCTGCCCGCCTGCATCCGTTCCGCGAATTCGGCGTACCCGGGCGCATGGCGATCGCCACGCCCGGCGACATCCTGCTGCATATTCGCGCCGACCAGATGGACCTGTGCTTCGAGCTGGCCACGCTATTGATGGCGCCGCTCGCCGATGCCGTCGTCACCGTCGACGAGATTCACGGCTTTCGCTATTTCGATCAGCGCAGCATCGTCGGCTTCGTCGACGGCACCGAGAACCCGGTCGGTAACGACGCGCTCACGTACACCGTCGTCGGCGATGAAGATGCGGCGTTCGCGGGCGGCAGCTATGTGCTGGTGCAAAAGTACACGCACGATATGAACGGCTGGAATGCGCTGTCCGTCGAGACGCAGGAGCGCATCATCGGGCGCACCAAGCTGTCCGACGTCGAACTCGCCGACGGCGTGAAGCCGTCGAACTCGCACAGCGCGCTCACCACGCTCACCGAAGACGGCCAGGAGATCAAGATCCTGCGCGACAACATGCCGTTCGGCCGTCCCGGCTTCGGCGAATTCGGCACGTATTTCATCGGCTACGCCCGCACGCCCGACGCGATCGAGAAGATGCTCGAGAACATGTTCGTCGGCAAGCCGCCGGGCAACTACGACCGGCTGCTGGATTTCAGCACCGCCGCTACCGGCGGACTTTTTTTCGCACCGTCGCAAGCGGCGCTCGAAGCGCTCGCCGAACGCGCGTCACCCGCGGCCGCCAGCGCGCCGGCGGATCAGGACGGCGACGCAACCTCGCCGCAGCGCGACGGTTCACTGCAGATTGGCTCACTGAAAGGAACCCCCTCACATGAATAA
- a CDS encoding family 1 encapsulin nanocompartment shell protein, whose product MNNLHRELAPVSAAAWSQIEEEVARTFKRSLAGRRVVDVKGPGGVELSAVGTGHQVSITAPGQGIRARQREVKALVELRVPFALSREAIDDVERGSNDSDWQPAKDAAQRLAYAEDNAIFDGYAAAGILGVREGSSNQALSLPAEVRDYPDVVAKALAQLRLAGVEGPYSILLGADAYTAVAEASDRGYPVLEHLRRLISGEIIWAPALAGGSVLSTRGGDFELHVGQDVSIGYSSHTDEVVNLYLQESLTFLLLTAEASVSIGSE is encoded by the coding sequence ATGAATAATCTCCATCGGGAACTGGCACCCGTCTCGGCGGCCGCGTGGTCGCAGATCGAGGAAGAGGTGGCGAGAACGTTCAAGCGCTCGCTCGCGGGCCGTCGCGTCGTCGACGTGAAGGGCCCGGGCGGCGTCGAGCTGTCGGCGGTGGGCACCGGGCATCAGGTGTCGATCACGGCGCCCGGCCAGGGCATCCGCGCGCGTCAGCGTGAGGTGAAGGCGCTGGTCGAACTGCGCGTGCCGTTTGCGCTGTCGCGCGAGGCCATCGACGACGTCGAACGCGGCTCGAACGATTCGGACTGGCAGCCCGCCAAGGATGCCGCGCAACGTCTCGCATATGCCGAGGACAACGCGATTTTCGACGGCTACGCCGCAGCCGGCATCCTCGGCGTGCGCGAGGGCTCGTCGAACCAGGCGCTGTCGCTGCCGGCCGAGGTGCGCGATTATCCGGACGTGGTGGCTAAAGCGCTCGCGCAGCTGCGGCTCGCGGGTGTCGAAGGTCCGTATTCGATTCTGCTCGGCGCGGATGCATACACCGCGGTCGCCGAAGCGAGCGACCGCGGCTATCCGGTTCTCGAGCACCTGCGCCGGCTGATCAGCGGCGAGATCATCTGGGCGCCGGCTCTCGCGGGCGGCAGCGTGCTGTCGACGCGTGGCGGCGACTTCGAACTGCACGTGGGTCAGGATGTATCGATCGGCTATTCCAGCCATACCGATGAGGTCGTCAATCTGTATCTGCAGGAGTCGCTGACGTTCCTGTTATTGACGGCCGAGGCGTCGGTCAGTATCGGCTCGGAATAA
- a CDS encoding DUF4148 domain-containing protein, with product MKFAMQMPSILAATVLTLAGCAAGGMQGGQAGQTHLSAAQCSDLTDLRNKAPATRERNRSELAALEAAGYRPDLRFDPYYPDDLRAAQRQVDIWYQTECPQAHAG from the coding sequence ATGAAATTCGCGATGCAGATGCCGTCCATCCTCGCTGCAACGGTACTCACGCTAGCCGGCTGCGCGGCGGGCGGCATGCAAGGCGGGCAAGCAGGGCAAACGCATTTGAGCGCCGCCCAATGCAGCGATCTGACCGACCTCAGAAACAAGGCGCCCGCCACGCGCGAGCGCAATCGCAGCGAACTGGCGGCACTGGAAGCCGCGGGCTACCGTCCTGATTTGCGCTTTGATCCTTACTATCCAGACGACCTAAGGGCGGCGCAGCGTCAGGTCGATATCTGGTATCAGACTGAATGCCCACAGGCGCACGCGGGCTGA
- a CDS encoding response regulator, whose translation MLIDDDAGLRAALEAALASHGHEVASAQDGLAALRAAIDQRPEVIVSDVNMPYLEGPDAVRILKALPQFRDVPVVFMSGAELPPTGLAEATLRKPVSVERLVALVERVARPAAGKAPPSPSPAPRPTPGTADDAGWDRERAAASLAPPAGTACAARICRGIELMHAQAARIGQLRRGGLDTEESERLYNQLVDSVANLLQYLSTEAALRARYRR comes from the coding sequence TTGCTGATCGACGACGACGCGGGGTTGCGAGCGGCGCTGGAAGCCGCCCTCGCCTCGCATGGACACGAAGTAGCCAGCGCGCAGGACGGGCTGGCGGCGCTGCGCGCGGCGATCGACCAGCGGCCGGAAGTGATCGTGTCCGATGTGAACATGCCGTATCTGGAGGGCCCCGATGCAGTGAGGATTCTGAAGGCATTGCCACAATTCCGGGACGTGCCGGTCGTGTTCATGTCCGGCGCCGAACTGCCACCCACCGGTCTTGCGGAGGCCACGCTGCGCAAACCGGTGAGCGTCGAACGGCTCGTCGCGCTGGTCGAACGCGTCGCGCGACCGGCCGCTGGCAAGGCACCGCCGTCGCCATCGCCGGCCCCACGCCCCACTCCCGGTACCGCTGACGACGCGGGATGGGACCGGGAGCGGGCCGCCGCGTCGCTTGCGCCACCCGCCGGCACCGCCTGCGCGGCGCGCATTTGTCGCGGCATCGAACTGATGCATGCTCAGGCCGCAAGGATCGGGCAATTGCGCAGAGGCGGACTGGACACCGAAGAATCCGAGCGCCTGTACAACCAACTCGTTGATAGCGTCGCGAATCTGCTTCAGTACTTGTCGACAGAGGCGGCTCTGCGCGCGCGGTACCGACGTTGA
- a CDS encoding hybrid sensor histidine kinase/response regulator, with amino-acid sequence MATANQRDATISEDWCRRWVSTVRDYAVIGLAPDGTIRTWNAGGEYIHGFSGEEVIGRSFEIFHTPEDRDQGSAAAALERARRMGHAENEGWRLRKDGSLFWANVVITVLRDENDQVLGFGKIVRDMTDKRRAHEAVVESERRFRMLVNGVTDYAIFMLSPEGIITNWNAGARRIKGYNADEIIGSHFSRFYTPEDAQAGLPQRGLSIAAREGRFEAEGWRVRKDGKRFWAHVVIDAIRSDNGELAGFAKITRDITERMEANRLLEETRKALVHSQKMEAVGKLTGGVAHDFNNVLQILRGNLELLDDRHHRDAWTRERLNKALDAVDRGSTLASQLLAFGRQQPLQPVVISLAATLQGVDDLLRRALDETIRVKTVFAADLWNTLIDFHLLENVILNLAINARDAMPQGGELTIELSNAVLDDDDVAPLADVTAGQYVLLAVTDTGTGMSKEVLERAFDPFFTTKPEGKGTGLGLSMAYGFVKQSGGHIEIHSEPDHGTTVKIYLPRSMQPATELARRERVTVTGGTETILVVEDDPKVQSTVIDTLSGLGYRVLKADTAQQALAVLQSGVHVDLLFSDVVMPGPLRSTEMVVEASQLLPKLKVLFTSGYTRDAIIHGGRLDPGVELLGKPYSREQLAHRIRQMLGGRSMLATEPHEPITAAQAGPTLRILFVDDDPNLSDAVKEQLTLLEHLPESTTSPSEALKRLKQQPFDVLITDLTMPEMDGIELAREAVVARPSLCVVFSSGYDMPDLPPLPFRWAALRKPFTFRELDAVLRGFHV; translated from the coding sequence ATGGCGACGGCGAACCAACGCGACGCGACGATTTCCGAAGACTGGTGCCGCCGTTGGGTCAGCACCGTGCGCGACTATGCGGTCATCGGCCTCGCACCCGATGGCACGATACGGACGTGGAACGCCGGCGGCGAATATATTCACGGCTTCAGCGGCGAAGAGGTGATCGGCCGCTCCTTCGAAATTTTTCATACGCCTGAAGATCGCGACCAGGGCAGCGCCGCCGCGGCGCTCGAACGCGCGCGCCGCATGGGTCATGCGGAAAACGAGGGATGGCGGCTGCGCAAGGACGGCTCGCTGTTCTGGGCCAATGTCGTGATCACCGTGCTGCGCGACGAGAACGATCAGGTGCTCGGCTTCGGCAAGATCGTGCGCGATATGACCGATAAGCGGCGCGCGCATGAAGCAGTCGTCGAAAGTGAGCGGCGCTTCCGGATGCTCGTCAATGGTGTGACCGACTACGCGATTTTCATGTTGTCGCCGGAAGGCATCATCACGAATTGGAACGCCGGCGCTCGCCGCATCAAGGGATACAACGCCGACGAAATCATCGGCTCGCATTTCTCGCGCTTCTACACCCCCGAAGATGCACAGGCGGGGCTGCCGCAGCGCGGTCTGTCGATCGCCGCGCGCGAAGGACGCTTCGAAGCCGAAGGATGGCGCGTGCGCAAGGACGGCAAGCGGTTCTGGGCTCATGTCGTGATCGATGCGATCCGTTCGGACAACGGCGAACTCGCCGGCTTTGCGAAGATCACCCGCGATATCACCGAGCGGATGGAAGCGAACCGGCTGCTGGAGGAAACCCGCAAAGCCCTCGTGCATTCGCAGAAGATGGAAGCAGTCGGCAAACTGACGGGCGGCGTCGCGCACGATTTCAACAACGTGCTGCAGATTTTGCGCGGCAATCTCGAACTGCTCGACGACCGCCACCATCGCGATGCGTGGACACGCGAGCGGCTCAACAAGGCGCTCGACGCGGTGGACCGCGGCTCGACGCTGGCATCGCAACTGCTCGCATTTGGCCGCCAGCAGCCGTTGCAGCCGGTGGTCATCAGTCTGGCGGCGACCCTGCAGGGCGTGGACGATCTGCTGCGCCGGGCGCTGGACGAAACGATTCGTGTGAAAACAGTCTTCGCCGCCGATCTGTGGAATACGCTGATCGACTTTCATCTGCTCGAAAACGTGATCCTCAATCTGGCGATCAATGCGCGCGATGCGATGCCTCAGGGCGGCGAGCTGACGATCGAGCTATCCAACGCGGTGCTCGACGACGACGACGTCGCGCCGCTCGCGGATGTCACGGCCGGACAGTATGTGCTGCTGGCCGTCACCGACACGGGCACGGGCATGTCGAAAGAAGTCCTCGAACGTGCCTTCGATCCATTTTTCACGACCAAACCGGAAGGCAAAGGCACCGGGCTCGGGCTGAGCATGGCGTATGGCTTCGTGAAGCAAAGCGGCGGTCACATCGAAATCCACAGCGAGCCGGATCACGGCACCACCGTCAAGATTTACCTGCCGCGTTCGATGCAGCCGGCGACCGAGCTGGCGCGGCGCGAGCGCGTCACGGTGACCGGCGGCACGGAAACCATTCTGGTCGTCGAGGACGATCCGAAGGTGCAATCGACCGTCATCGATACGCTCTCCGGGCTCGGCTACCGCGTGCTGAAAGCGGATACCGCGCAGCAGGCGCTGGCCGTGCTGCAAAGCGGTGTGCACGTCGACCTGCTTTTTTCCGACGTCGTGATGCCTGGGCCGCTGCGCAGCACGGAGATGGTTGTCGAGGCTTCGCAACTGCTGCCGAAACTGAAAGTGCTATTCACGTCCGGCTATACGCGTGATGCGATCATCCACGGCGGCCGGCTCGACCCCGGCGTCGAATTGCTCGGCAAACCGTACAGTCGCGAGCAGCTCGCGCACAGGATCAGACAGATGCTGGGCGGACGCAGCATGCTTGCCACGGAACCTCATGAGCCCATTACCGCGGCACAAGCCGGGCCTACGCTGCGCATCCTGTTCGTCGACGACGATCCGAATCTGTCCGACGCGGTCAAGGAGCAGCTGACCCTGCTCGAACATCTGCCCGAGTCGACGACGTCGCCGTCAGAAGCGCTCAAACGGTTGAAACAACAACCGTTCGATGTGTTGATTACTGATCTGACGATGCCGGAAATGGACGGCATCGAACTCGCGCGCGAGGCCGTTGTGGCGCGGCCTTCTCTGTGCGTGGTGTTTTCGTCCGGCTACGACATGCCCGACCTGCCGCCGTTGCCATTCCGGTGGGCGGCTTTGCGCAAGCCGTTCACGTTCAGGGAACTCGATGCGGTATTGCGGGGCTTTCATGTTTGA
- the guaA gene encoding glutamine-hydrolyzing GMP synthase: protein MHDKILILDFGSQVTQLIARRVREANVYSEIHPYDVDASFIRDFAPKGVILSGGPSSVTEEDTPRVPQAVFELGVPVLGICYGMQAMAQQLGGKVDIGHLREFGYAEVRARNHTSLLEGINDFTTPEGHGMLKVWMSHGDKVLDMPPGFVLMASTDSCPIAAMADEQRRFYGLQWHPEVTHTVQGRAMLERFVLQICGAKADWEMGHYIDEAVAKIREQVGSEHVILGLSGGVDSSVAAALLHRAIGDQLTCVFVDHGLLRLNEAEQVMALFADNLGVKVIHVDASEAFLGKLAGVTDPEAKRKIIGAEFVEVFQAEAAKLTDAKWLAQGTIYPDVIESAGKGKKAAQTIKSHHNVGGLPETLNLKLLEPLRELFKDEVRELGVKLGLPHSMVYRHPFPGPGLGVRILGEVKRDFADLLRRADAIFIETLRNTIDKETGKSWYDLTSQAFAVFLPVKSVGVMGDGRTYEYVVALRAVQTLDFMTAHWAHLPHELLGQVSNRIINEVRGINRVVYDISGKPPATIEWE, encoded by the coding sequence ATGCATGACAAGATCCTGATCCTCGACTTCGGTTCGCAAGTCACCCAACTGATTGCACGTCGCGTTCGCGAAGCCAACGTGTATTCGGAAATCCACCCGTACGACGTCGATGCGTCGTTCATCCGCGACTTCGCGCCGAAGGGCGTGATCCTCTCCGGCGGCCCGAGCTCGGTCACCGAGGAAGATACGCCGCGCGTGCCGCAAGCGGTGTTCGAACTCGGCGTGCCGGTGCTCGGCATCTGCTACGGCATGCAGGCGATGGCCCAGCAGCTCGGCGGCAAGGTCGACATCGGCCATCTGCGCGAATTCGGCTACGCCGAAGTGCGTGCGCGCAACCATACGAGCCTGCTCGAAGGCATCAACGATTTCACGACGCCTGAAGGCCACGGCATGCTGAAGGTGTGGATGAGCCACGGCGACAAGGTGCTCGACATGCCGCCGGGCTTCGTGCTGATGGCATCCACCGACTCGTGCCCGATCGCGGCGATGGCCGACGAACAGCGCCGCTTCTACGGCCTGCAATGGCACCCGGAAGTCACGCACACGGTGCAGGGCCGCGCGATGCTCGAGCGCTTCGTGCTGCAGATCTGCGGCGCGAAGGCCGACTGGGAAATGGGCCACTACATCGACGAGGCCGTCGCGAAGATTCGCGAGCAGGTCGGCAGTGAACACGTGATCCTGGGGCTGTCGGGCGGCGTGGATTCGTCGGTGGCGGCGGCGCTGCTGCATCGCGCGATCGGCGACCAACTGACCTGCGTGTTCGTCGACCACGGTCTGCTGCGTCTGAACGAAGCCGAGCAGGTGATGGCACTGTTCGCCGATAACCTCGGCGTGAAGGTGATCCACGTCGACGCGAGCGAGGCGTTCCTCGGCAAGCTGGCCGGCGTGACCGATCCGGAAGCGAAGCGCAAGATCATCGGTGCGGAATTCGTCGAAGTGTTCCAGGCCGAAGCAGCCAAGCTGACCGACGCGAAATGGCTTGCGCAGGGCACGATCTATCCGGACGTGATCGAATCGGCGGGCAAGGGCAAGAAGGCCGCGCAGACGATCAAGAGCCACCACAACGTCGGCGGCCTGCCGGAGACGCTGAACCTGAAGCTGCTCGAACCGCTGCGCGAACTGTTCAAGGACGAAGTGCGCGAACTCGGCGTGAAGCTGGGGCTGCCGCATTCGATGGTGTATCGCCATCCGTTCCCGGGCCCGGGTCTGGGCGTGCGGATTCTCGGCGAAGTGAAGCGCGATTTCGCGGATTTGCTGCGCCGCGCGGATGCGATTTTCATCGAGACACTGCGCAACACGATCGACAAGGAGACCGGCAAGTCCTGGTACGACCTGACGAGCCAGGCGTTCGCGGTGTTCCTGCCGGTGAAGAGCGTCGGTGTGATGGGCGACGGGCGGACTTATGAATACGTCGTTGCGCTGCGCGCGGTGCAAACGCTCGACTTCATGACCGCGCATTGGGCGCATCTGCCGCATGAGTTGCTGGGGCAGGTGTCGAACCGGATCATCAATGAAGTGCGCGGGATTAACCGGGTCGTGTATGACATCTCGGGGAAGCCGCCGGCGACGATTGAGTGGGAGTGA